A stretch of Streptobacillus felis DNA encodes these proteins:
- a CDS encoding metal ABC transporter solute-binding protein, Zn/Mn family: MRKLSSLFVYIFLTFIMISCGDKTTEAPITEEGKIKVTTTLNYYSNLLEEIGKDKVVVTGLMGEGEDPHLYVATAGDIEKLQGADLVVYGGLHLEGKMVEIFDNLKDKAVLNLGEQLDPSKLVEEEPGVYDPHVWFNTEFWAIQAKAVANKLSKIDEKNRDFYMSNLESYLKDLDEATKYIQDKINEIPEDSRVLITAHDAFGYFASQFGLTVKAIQGVSTDSEIGTKEINDLADFIVTNKIKAIFVESSVNHKSIESLQEAVRAKGFEVGIGGELYSDSMGDASNNTETYIKTVKFNADTIANALR, encoded by the coding sequence ATGAGAAAGTTAAGTTCATTATTTGTGTATATTTTTTTAACATTTATTATGATTTCATGTGGTGATAAAACTACAGAAGCACCAATTACAGAGGAAGGTAAGATTAAAGTTACAACTACTTTAAACTATTATTCAAACTTATTAGAAGAAATAGGTAAAGATAAAGTTGTTGTTACTGGTTTAATGGGTGAAGGAGAAGATCCACATCTTTATGTTGCTACTGCAGGAGATATTGAAAAATTACAAGGCGCAGATTTAGTAGTATATGGTGGTTTACATTTAGAAGGTAAAATGGTTGAAATTTTTGATAATTTAAAAGATAAGGCTGTTTTAAATTTAGGTGAACAATTAGATCCTTCAAAACTTGTTGAAGAAGAACCAGGTGTTTATGACCCACATGTATGGTTTAATACTGAATTTTGGGCAATACAAGCAAAAGCTGTAGCTAATAAATTATCAAAAATAGATGAAAAAAACAGAGACTTTTATATGTCTAACTTAGAATCATACTTAAAAGATTTAGATGAAGCTACTAAATATATTCAAGATAAAATAAATGAAATACCTGAAGATTCAAGAGTATTAATTACAGCACATGATGCATTTGGGTATTTTGCAAGCCAATTTGGTTTAACTGTTAAAGCAATTCAAGGTGTTTCAACTGATTCTGAGATAGGAACTAAAGAAATAAATGATTTAGCAGACTTTATAGTTACAAATAAAATAAAGGCAATTTTTGTTGAAAGTTCCGTAAATCATAAGAGTATAGAATCATTACAAGAAGCAGTAAGAGCTAAAGGTTTTGAAGTAGGAATAGGTGGAGAGCTTTATTCAGATTCTATGGGAGATGCTTCAAATAATACAGAAACATATATAAAAACAGTTAAATTTAATGCAGATACTATAGCAAATGCATTGAGATAA
- a CDS encoding metal ABC transporter ATP-binding protein — MKVIEIKDLVVAYDLEPVLENVNLDINKGDLMALVGPNGAGKSTLIKTVLQFIKPIVGSVKISGRDYKLEKKKIAYVPQRGSVDWDFPTTLFDVVMMGCYGRVGFLKRVPKEEIERVNKAIKQVEMLEFKDRQISELSGGQQQRAFLARALVQDAEIYLMDEPFQGVDKITEKAIINILKNLKNQGKTVVVVHHDLQTVEEYFDSVTFINKTIINSGKVEDVFTKENIERTYSINV, encoded by the coding sequence ATGAAGGTTATAGAGATTAAGGATTTAGTAGTAGCTTATGATTTAGAACCTGTACTAGAAAATGTTAATCTTGATATTAATAAGGGAGATTTAATGGCCTTGGTTGGTCCAAATGGTGCAGGGAAATCAACGCTAATTAAAACTGTACTTCAGTTCATAAAACCTATAGTTGGTAGTGTGAAAATAAGTGGAAGAGATTATAAATTAGAAAAGAAAAAAATAGCCTATGTCCCTCAAAGAGGTAGTGTAGATTGGGATTTTCCTACTACACTTTTTGATGTGGTTATGATGGGTTGCTATGGAAGAGTTGGTTTTTTAAAAAGAGTACCTAAAGAAGAAATAGAAAGAGTTAATAAAGCAATAAAACAAGTTGAAATGTTAGAATTTAAAGATAGGCAGATATCAGAACTTTCAGGAGGTCAACAACAAAGAGCTTTTCTTGCAAGAGCTTTAGTTCAAGATGCAGAAATATATTTAATGGATGAGCCATTTCAAGGGGTGGATAAAATTACAGAAAAGGCTATAATAAATATACTTAAAAACTTGAAAAATCAAGGTAAGACAGTAGTTGTTGTTCATCATGATTTACAAACCGTAGAAGAATATTTTGATAGCGTTACATTTATTAATAAGACTATAATTAATAGTGGAAAAGTTGAAGATGTATTCACTAAAGAAAATATAGAAAGAACATATAGCATAAATGTTTGA